A genomic window from Lactobacillus sp. ESL0677 includes:
- a CDS encoding HD domain-containing protein, whose translation MFRRLLDYNDGEELELVVLIKNSQLRHTKKGKLYLAMSFGDSSGEIRGNFWDANNQDAATFSAGTLVELNGRREEYQDQPQIKIYSLRVVGPEEGYDLKEFIKSAPEKIADMKEEINQYVFEILNPTWNRIVRYLLKKWDQRFFDYPAGKSNHHAVRGGLAFHTVSMLRDAKGIADNYQQVNRSLLYAGCILHDMGKVLELTGPAATQYTTEGNLIGHLVLIDEQIMMAAQDMKIDTESEDLLLLRHMVLSHHGKFEYGSPKLPALLEAELLHRIDDMDAAVYAITNALQHTRPGNFTDNIMSQGGRKFYRPKVDEPLSKSHKLE comes from the coding sequence ATGTTTAGACGCCTATTGGATTACAATGATGGTGAAGAATTAGAGTTAGTAGTTTTAATTAAAAATTCCCAGTTGCGCCACACCAAAAAGGGCAAGTTATATTTAGCAATGTCTTTTGGCGATAGCTCTGGTGAAATTCGTGGTAATTTTTGGGATGCCAATAATCAGGATGCAGCAACCTTTAGTGCTGGCACACTTGTTGAGCTCAATGGTAGACGCGAAGAATATCAAGATCAGCCGCAGATTAAGATTTACAGTTTACGAGTGGTTGGACCAGAGGAGGGCTATGATTTGAAAGAATTTATCAAGTCGGCTCCCGAAAAGATTGCGGACATGAAGGAAGAGATCAACCAATATGTGTTTGAAATCTTAAATCCAACATGGAACCGTATAGTGCGTTATTTATTGAAAAAGTGGGATCAGCGTTTCTTTGATTATCCTGCAGGTAAGAGTAACCATCATGCTGTGCGCGGCGGCTTAGCCTTTCACACGGTGTCGATGCTGCGGGATGCAAAGGGAATTGCGGATAATTACCAGCAGGTTAATCGGTCGCTATTATACGCTGGCTGCATTTTGCATGATATGGGTAAAGTCTTGGAATTAACTGGCCCTGCAGCTACGCAATACACAACAGAAGGTAACCTTATTGGTCACTTGGTATTGATTGATGAACAAATTATGATGGCCGCACAAGATATGAAGATTGACACTGAGTCAGAAGACTTATTATTATTGCGGCACATGGTATTGTCGCACCACGGTAAGTTTGAGTATGGCTCGCCAAAGTTGCCGGCCCTGCTTGAAGCAGAATTACTGCACCGTATTGATGACATGGATGCGGCAGTTTATGCCATTACCAATGCCTTACAACATACGCGGCCCGGCAATTTTACTGACAATATTATGAGCCAAGGTGGACGGAAATTTTACCGTCCTAAGGTTGATGAGCCATTAAGTAAGTCGCACAAGTTAGAATAA
- a CDS encoding AAA family ATPase — protein sequence MKLIKIKIINFGQFSNFTFDLAAENLNVFFGANEAGKSTVVAFIKQVLFGFHLGKRTSDFFEDYKPLARVSPMGGSLFFTAENGQQFELERLYASGKGSKLGTLTVKCDGQVVPESVFFDQIKNIDGDFYAASFIFNQDMLAKVIDISQTDLLERIYYLGAANSDQLIDLRDKFAKAADKLFKSRGSLPPVNKLLSKMQEQRAQLDETEGEFTDYQVLESSALEQKNSQKNSEAELHKLQSELNQIKQLRKQLPNYQKLQELKQQLKEVKFDPEQYQLAQKFAVQQQNLQQTIAGLRKRLTQFTDIAENARAAKLVQKKPELLQWKAEYSSCVQKAQQITQAEQQLLALTPDLRQIIGLNQEAIIKLQQDYRELPSKQPAVQSDNSNNRIWLVVTGILALIGVILLMTGPQIVGGLLLVCGIIGAGWAIKQQKMQENRQAAVRAKQVKIKQMQTAFSQKYHLNPETLDLSNLLNQWRQYQLQKQNEQTNREQLADLQERVDQLARELSMVLNHNVPTDFAGVITALDSLAEQEKQKQHQAEVKATVESSLAENNAELQRVQLKLKAALAEAGVKTLADYDQLQIFKQQQETIKTQIAALTANLQNDLSQLAQFLQDAPKVQAKENVLRQKIAAAEEQNHELQGQVAETNVKMANLASSTAVFTAKQELANTQTLFRNQSAEYLANLFASKWISRALDLASNERFPKMLTDAKEYLRLLTNNRYNDIKIDKKLSVTRADGKTIKVKYLSRGTQEQLYFALKLAFVQQVKDQINLPILIDDSFVNFDDQRTGQIEQLLKQIAQTTQVLIFTAQTKLVKQLKLQPLTFTKGTENV from the coding sequence ATGAAACTGATTAAGATAAAAATTATTAATTTTGGCCAGTTTTCAAATTTTACCTTTGATTTAGCAGCTGAAAATCTGAATGTTTTTTTTGGTGCTAATGAAGCGGGCAAGAGCACGGTTGTGGCCTTTATTAAACAAGTCTTGTTTGGCTTTCATTTGGGCAAACGCACTAGCGACTTTTTTGAAGATTACAAACCGTTGGCACGTGTCAGTCCAATGGGTGGCTCGCTATTTTTTACTGCGGAAAATGGGCAGCAGTTTGAACTAGAACGGTTGTATGCCAGCGGTAAGGGATCAAAATTGGGAACATTGACCGTTAAATGTGACGGGCAAGTTGTTCCTGAAAGTGTCTTTTTTGACCAAATTAAAAATATTGACGGTGATTTTTATGCTGCAAGTTTTATTTTTAATCAAGATATGTTGGCTAAAGTAATTGACATTAGCCAGACAGATCTCTTGGAGCGGATTTATTATTTGGGTGCTGCCAATAGCGACCAACTCATTGATTTGCGGGACAAGTTTGCCAAAGCTGCGGATAAATTATTTAAGAGTCGAGGATCACTTCCGCCAGTAAATAAGCTGCTGTCGAAGATGCAGGAGCAAAGAGCACAGTTAGATGAAACCGAGGGTGAATTTACTGATTATCAGGTCTTAGAGTCTAGCGCACTTGAGCAGAAAAATTCGCAAAAAAATAGTGAAGCGGAATTACACAAGTTGCAAAGTGAACTGAATCAGATTAAGCAGTTGCGTAAGCAGCTGCCGAATTATCAAAAACTGCAGGAGTTGAAGCAGCAGTTAAAAGAGGTTAAGTTTGATCCAGAGCAGTATCAACTTGCACAAAAATTTGCTGTCCAGCAACAGAACTTACAACAGACGATTGCGGGCTTAAGAAAGCGACTAACGCAGTTTACTGATATTGCTGAAAATGCTAGAGCAGCCAAATTGGTTCAGAAAAAGCCAGAATTATTGCAATGGAAAGCAGAGTATTCTTCATGTGTGCAAAAGGCGCAACAGATTACGCAGGCTGAGCAACAATTATTGGCGCTAACGCCAGATTTACGCCAGATTATTGGGCTTAATCAAGAGGCAATTATTAAGTTGCAGCAAGATTATCGAGAATTACCATCTAAGCAGCCGGCAGTTCAAAGTGATAATTCTAATAATCGAATTTGGCTGGTAGTAACTGGTATTTTGGCACTCATTGGTGTGATTTTACTAATGACTGGTCCGCAAATTGTCGGCGGTCTTCTATTAGTTTGCGGAATTATTGGTGCTGGGTGGGCTATTAAGCAGCAAAAAATGCAGGAGAATAGGCAAGCAGCCGTGCGTGCAAAGCAAGTTAAAATTAAGCAAATGCAAACTGCTTTTAGCCAAAAGTATCACCTTAATCCGGAAACCTTGGACTTGTCTAATTTGCTCAATCAGTGGCGACAATATCAATTGCAGAAGCAAAATGAGCAGACCAATCGCGAGCAGCTAGCTGATTTGCAAGAGCGAGTTGACCAATTAGCACGCGAATTGAGTATGGTCTTAAACCACAATGTACCAACAGATTTTGCAGGTGTGATTACTGCACTTGATTCACTGGCTGAACAAGAAAAGCAAAAGCAGCATCAAGCAGAAGTTAAGGCAACAGTGGAAAGTAGCTTGGCAGAAAATAATGCCGAGTTGCAGCGAGTACAATTAAAATTGAAAGCCGCGTTAGCCGAAGCTGGTGTTAAAACCTTAGCTGATTATGATCAGCTCCAAATTTTTAAGCAGCAACAAGAAACAATTAAAACTCAGATTGCAGCTTTGACGGCTAATTTGCAAAATGATTTATCACAGTTAGCCCAATTTTTACAAGATGCGCCTAAGGTACAGGCAAAGGAAAATGTTTTGCGACAAAAAATCGCTGCGGCTGAAGAACAAAATCATGAACTTCAAGGTCAGGTTGCCGAAACCAACGTTAAGATGGCTAATCTCGCTAGCTCGACGGCTGTCTTTACGGCTAAACAAGAACTGGCCAACACACAAACGCTATTTCGCAATCAAAGCGCTGAATATTTAGCTAATTTGTTTGCCAGTAAGTGGATTAGTCGTGCGTTAGACCTTGCTTCCAATGAACGTTTTCCCAAAATGTTAACCGATGCAAAAGAATATTTGCGACTGTTAACAAATAACCGGTATAATGATATTAAAATTGATAAAAAATTATCTGTCACACGAGCTGATGGTAAGACTATCAAGGTGAAATACCTCTCGCGCGGTACGCAGGAACAACTTTACTTTGCCTTAAAGCTGGCTTTTGTTCAGCAGGTTAAGGACCAAATTAATTTGCCAATCCTAATTGATGATTCATTTGTTAATTTTGACGATCAAAGAACGGGCCAAATTGAACAGCTTTTAAAGCAAATTGCACAAACTACACAAGTTTTGATTTTTACGGCACAAACGAAATTAGTTAAGCAATTAAAGCTGCAACCGCTGACTTTTACGAAAGGAACTGAAAATGTTTAG
- a CDS encoding DNA repair exonuclease, which produces MKFIHFADAHLDSPFLGLSFLPSKRFSQIQQAPNQSLSKIVDFALAEQVDLVLIAGDTFDSSRPNPRSQLFLADQIKRLTDAQIQVVMIFGNHDHMQAADLLVAASPYFKLLGDGEQVETVSCQTRSGFDYDVSGFSYLNNHITSDLVPHFPAKTAHYTFGMMHAQEKAGQASQNVYAPFNLSELKNLNYDYFALGHIHLRQILSETPLIVYPGNIQGRHINELGVKGCYLGIINEQTKKTQIKFMPTSPIGWAKATLTLTAEITPNDLQMHILASLKPEATTYYSLQIIGAEYLNDQERELVQDTNYWQGISRKLAFESQLVDVRFTTNSRLEIAANDQAYFTQAEEELFEPETFAKLSQDWIKKDELAAILAQDPQFLQEVKDLAAVKLNNNLKGINDETD; this is translated from the coding sequence ATGAAATTTATCCACTTTGCGGATGCACATTTAGATAGTCCATTTTTGGGGCTATCTTTTTTGCCATCTAAGCGATTTTCTCAAATTCAACAAGCACCCAATCAGTCTTTAAGTAAGATTGTTGATTTCGCCTTAGCAGAACAGGTTGATCTAGTATTAATTGCTGGCGATACTTTTGATAGCAGCCGGCCTAATCCCCGCAGTCAGTTGTTTTTGGCTGACCAAATTAAGCGCCTAACAGATGCTCAAATTCAGGTAGTAATGATTTTTGGTAATCATGATCACATGCAGGCAGCAGATTTATTAGTGGCAGCTAGTCCGTACTTCAAATTGTTGGGCGATGGTGAGCAGGTTGAAACTGTGTCTTGCCAAACTAGAAGCGGCTTTGACTACGACGTTAGCGGTTTTTCTTATCTTAACAATCACATTACTTCTGACCTCGTGCCGCACTTTCCTGCTAAAACTGCGCACTATACCTTTGGGATGATGCACGCCCAAGAAAAGGCGGGGCAAGCCAGTCAAAATGTTTATGCACCGTTTAATTTAAGCGAATTAAAAAATCTAAATTATGATTATTTTGCTCTTGGCCATATTCACTTGCGGCAAATTTTGTCAGAAACACCGCTAATTGTTTACCCCGGTAATATTCAGGGCCGCCACATTAACGAGTTGGGCGTTAAGGGCTGTTATCTGGGAATAATTAACGAGCAGACCAAGAAGACGCAAATTAAATTCATGCCAACTAGTCCAATTGGTTGGGCAAAAGCAACACTGACTTTAACTGCTGAAATTACGCCTAATGATTTACAAATGCATATTTTGGCAAGCCTTAAACCAGAAGCAACGACTTATTATAGCTTGCAAATTATTGGCGCCGAATATTTGAACGATCAAGAGCGGGAACTGGTGCAGGATACTAATTATTGGCAGGGAATTTCGCGAAAATTGGCTTTTGAGTCGCAATTAGTAGATGTGCGTTTCACTACTAATAGTCGCTTAGAAATTGCTGCCAATGACCAAGCTTATTTCACGCAAGCCGAGGAGGAGCTGTTTGAGCCAGAAACATTTGCTAAGTTAAGTCAAGATTGGATTAAAAAGGATGAATTAGCTGCAATACTTGCACAAGATCCGCAATTTTTACAAGAGGTTAAGGATTTAGCTGCAGTTAAGCTGAACAATAATTTAAAGGGGATTAACGATGAAACTGATTAA
- a CDS encoding YlbF family regulator, with amino-acid sequence MVNIYDSANQLASDLEKIDEYKALEEAIDGVKKNADSSALFKEMDKMQAQIMQAQAQGQDIGKDIQDEYKQLNEKVQKDPQILKLLQAEQGLYKTIDDVQKAITKPINDLYEGLRN; translated from the coding sequence ATGGTAAACATCTACGACTCAGCTAATCAATTAGCTTCTGACTTGGAGAAAATCGACGAATACAAGGCTTTAGAAGAAGCAATTGACGGCGTTAAGAAGAACGCTGACAGTTCAGCCTTGTTTAAGGAAATGGACAAGATGCAAGCGCAAATTATGCAAGCCCAAGCTCAAGGTCAGGATATTGGCAAGGATATTCAAGACGAATATAAGCAATTGAATGAAAAAGTACAAAAGGATCCACAAATTTTAAAACTTTTGCAAGCAGAACAAGGGTTGTATAAGACAATTGATGATGTTCAAAAGGCAATTACCAAGCCGATTAATGATCTTTATGAAGGTCTTAGAAACTAG